The Fusarium oxysporum Fo47 chromosome II, complete sequence genome includes a region encoding these proteins:
- a CDS encoding ATP-dependent DNA ligase, whose product MPSPTKKRKLNNGTKSSTPARGLEYFFSKQKQNDTDSSKNPKTEENAEGTSSDATTELTDEELARKLQAEWDQEVANTPQNTLQAQTIELPSKHNESVSRDESPSPAGPEPKPPVTLPTALNKPGTLTSTKPTLSLQAAGMAEDTTTTSIPLDESPLTFDPSEYLDQLKEHWASEGGNASYALLTRCFILINGTTSRIKIVDTLVNCLRVLIEGDPTSLLPAVWLATNAISPPYISMELGLGGSAISKALRNVCGLDNRALKAIYDKFGDAGDVAFEAKKKQSFTLRKPKPLTIKGVYETLVKIANSQGQGSSETKQRLVDRLLQDARGGEESRFVVRTLSQHLRIGAVKTTMLIALSRAFLLSRPPGADFPLKSVSDLAKLKKEDLAEIWGRAEEIVKACFARRPNYNDLVPVLLEIGISEELLIRCGLTMHIPLRPMLGSITRDLSEMLTKLQGRDFACEFKYDGQRAQIHCDESGEVSIFSRHLEVMTDKYPDLVELIPKIRGEGVDSFIMEGEVVAVDRETGELKNFQTLTNRARKDVDIGSITVDVCMFAFDLMYLNGQPLLDRPFRERRELLRSLFTEIPHHFTWVQSLDATSADSESVLEFFKAATDIKCEGIMVKILDNLPTVPYTEEADDDGPDGTNKLLTPKSKSKGKGKSKGKKDENGETKTKARRKPLLATYEPDKRLDSWLKVKKDYNSSFDTLDLIPVAGWHGQGRKAKWWSPILMACRNEETGSLEAVCKCMSGFTDAFYKANRQFYDDGEESGEPKNTRTKQPAFVEYSGPRPDIWFEPQEVWEMAFADITLSPTYTAAIGLVSDERGLSLRFPRFMKKREDKSLEEASTNDFLAGLWRKQEAKAETTKGETGAEAEEAEEADD is encoded by the exons ATGCCCAGTCCAACCAAGAAACGGAAGCTCAACAACGGCACCAAATCATCAACACCGGCCCGTGGTCTTGAGTACTTCTTTTCAAAGCAAAAGCAGAATGACACAGATTCAAGTAAAAATCCAAAGACAGAAGAAAACGCTGAAGGTACATCAAGTGATGCTACTACAGAATTAACAGACGAGGAATTAGCTAGGAAACTTCAGGCAGAATGGGACCAGGAAGTTGCCAACACACCACAGAACACACTACAAGCACAGACAATTGAACTCCCAAGCAAACACAATGAATCAGTCTCTCGAGATGAAAGTCCTAGTCCTGCAGGCCCAGAGCCGAAGCCCCCAGTCACCCTCCCAACGGCTCTCAACAAGCCTGGTACACTCACCTCTACAAAACCTACACTCAGCCTTCAGGCAGCAGGCATGGCTGAAGATACGACTACCACATCGATACCTCTCGACGAATCTCCTCTAACATTCGACCCATCTGAGTATCTGGACCAACTGAAGGAGCACTGGGCATCTGAAGGCGGCAATGCGTCATATGCCCTTCTCACACGCTGCTTCATTCTCATTAACGGCACTACAAGCCGGATTAAGATTGTAGATACTCTTGTAAACTGCTTAAGAGTTCTTATTGAGGGAGATCCAACAAGCTTACTACCAGCT GTATGGTTGGCAACGAATGCAATTTCACCTCCTTATATCTCCATGGAACTCGGGCTGGGTGGCTCAGCAATATCAAAAGCATTGCGGAACGTTTGTGGACTAGACAACCGAGCTTTAAAGGCCATTTACGACAAATTTGGAGATGCGGGAGATGTGGCttttgaagccaagaaaaAGCAGAGCTTCACTCTCAGAAAACCAAAACCCCTCACGATCAAGGGCGTCTATGAAACTTTGGTGAAGATTGCCAACAGTCAAGGACAGGGCAGTTCCGAAACCAAGCAAAGATTGGTTGATCGGTTACTGCAAGACGCTCGCGGTGGTGAAGAGAGTCGATTTGTCGTACGGACACTTTCTCAGCAT TTGCGTATTGGTGCTGTGAAGACAACGATGCTGATCGCTTTATCACGGGCCTTTTTGCTCTCACGCCCACCAGGGGCTGACTTCCCTCTTAAATCAGTATCTGATCTTGCAAAGCTCAAAAAAGAAGATTTGGCTGAAATTTGGGGTCGGGCTGAGGAGATAGTGAAGGCCTGCTTTGCGAGACGCCCGAACTACAACGACCTTGTGCCCGTTCTCCTGGAAATTGGAATTTCCGAGGAACTACTAATACGATGTGGTCTTACCATGCATATACCGCTACGACCTATGCTCGGGAGCATCACCAGAGACCTGTCCGAGATGCTCACAAAGCTACAGGGCCGAGACTTTGCGTGCGAGTTCAAGTATGACGGACAGAGAGCGCAAATACATTGTGATGAGAGTGGAGAAGTCAGCATCTTCTCGCGTCATTTGGAGGTCATGACAGACAAATATCCTGATCTGGTTGAGCTGATACCTAAGATACGCGGAGAGGGCGTTGATAGCTTCATCATGGAAGGTGAAGTTGTCGCAGTTGATCGTGAAACCGGTGAGCTCAAAAATTTTCAAACGCTCACAAATCGAGCAAGAAAAGATGTCGATATCGGAAGTATTACTGTGGACGTATGCATGTTTGCGTTCGACTTGATGTATTTGAACGGGCAACCATTGCTAGATCGGCCCTTtcgagaaagaagagagctTCTGCGATCACTCTTCACAGAAATACCGCACCACTTTACTTGGGTACAGAGTCTTGATGCTACATCTGCGGACTCCGAATCTGTTCTGGAGTTTTTCAAGGCAGCCACGGATATCAAATGCGAGGGTATCATGGTAAAGATCTTGGATAATTTACCCACAGTGCCATacacagaagaagcagatgaCGATGGGCCAGATGGGACCAACAAATTGCTAACACCAAAGTCTAAGTccaaaggaaaaggaaaatcgaaaggaaagaaagacGAAAATGGGGAGACCAAAACGAAAGCAAGACGTAAACCATTACTGGCCACCTACGAGCCAGACAAACGACTTGATTCCTGgctcaaagtcaagaaagaCTATAACTCGAGTTTTGATACTCTCGACCTTATTCCTGTCGCCGGGTGGCATGGGCAAGGACGTAAGGCGAAATGGTGGTCACCTATTCTCATGGCCTGCCGTAACGAAGAGACCGGATCCCTGGAGGCAGTATGTAAATGCATGTCTGGATTCACAGATGCATTCTACAAGGCCAATCGGCAATTTTACGACGATGGCGAAGAGAGCGGCGAACCCAAGAACACCAGAACTAAACAACCCGCCTTCGTCGAATATTCAGGTCCAAGACCAGATATCTGGTTCGAACCACAAGAAGTGTGGGAAATGGCATTTGCAGATATCACACTGAGCCCGACTTATACTGCAGCGATTGGTCTCGTGAGTGATGAGAGAGGACTAAGTTTGAGATTTCCAAGATTTATGAAGAAACGGGAGGACAAGAGTCTTGAAGAGGCGAGCACGAACGATTTCTTGGCTGGTCTTTGGCGAAAACAAGAAGCCAAAGCGGAAACCACCAAGGGTGAGACAGgggcagaagcagaagaggcGGAAGAAGCCGATGATTGA
- a CDS encoding armadillo-type protein, which yields MNGEDPPERPSEISSIINGLERYNPEAVGALETYLQDQCEQKFTDCNANRTLLKLYQLNPDRIKDEVITNVLVKTMTQFPSAQFSLALHLINPSAAVTGDLGEAITKLRSLNGQLEGAQYSRFWADLDDDMVADLIADIPDFEDVVRHRIALLVSQAFRELQITHLESWLGLNEDATKKFVTEVCGWTVESDGNVKVPSNPDNEAKKAEIREDVNVEQFSRVIRRSWEDTV from the exons ATGAACGGTGAAGATCCGCCTGAGAGGCCTAGCGAGATCTCGTCCATCATCAACGGACTCGAACGATACAACCCTGAGGCTGTCGGCGCCCTTGAGACCTATCTCCAAGACCAATGCGAGCAGAAATTCACTGACTGCAATGCCAACCGAACACTGCTGAAACT ATATCAGCTCAACCCCGACCgtatcaaggatgaggtGATCACCAACGTCTTGGTCAAGACAATGACCCAGTTCCCCTCCGCACAGTTCTCTCTCGCTCTCCACCTCATCAACCCCTCCGCTGCTGTCACTGGCGACCTCGGCGAAGCTATCACCAAGCTCCGATCCCTCAACGGTCAGCTCGAGGGTGCTCAGTACTCCCGTTTCTGGGCCGATCTCGACGACGACATGGTTGCCGATTTGATTGCCGACATTCCTGACTTTGAGGACGTCGTTCGACACCGGATCGCCCTTCTCGTCTCACAGGCTTTCCGTGAGCTCCAGATCACCCATCTCGAGTCATGGCTCGGTCTCAACGAGGATGCCACCAAGAAGTTCGTTACCGAGGTTTGTGGTTGGACTGTCGAAAGTGACGGCAACGTCAAGGTTCCCTCAAACCCTGAcaacgaggccaagaaggctgagatccGTGAGGACGTCAACGTCGAGCAGTTCTCCAGGGTAATCCGACGGTCGTGGGAGGACACTGTTTGA
- a CDS encoding programmed cell death protein 2 — translation MASYDSDSSDGEFEETNVLLGYASKEADEDTVSKLGGRPDWLDENAPSAAYARCKVCKDFMALILQLNGELPERFPEHERRIYVFACRRQTCRRKDGSIRALRGLRVWKEEASQEPNEEKKVEEEKPKNDGPGLGETLFGSKGLGSASGANPFSSNANPFSTSNSPGNPFSSGSANPFSSSTSQPEPAKPVSPEPATTALSKTFAESLNIKDTPASPPQPSEPWPAEDAQAQPYPTLYLADADFETLDPTPTNVPTNARLEDADAAEPSILDREAFESSMDATFQKFADRLAQNPEQVIRYEFAGTPLLYSKKDAVGEAVNKGAIPRCPNCTARRVFEVQLTPNAIAELEADDMSLEGMEWGTIIVGVCEKDCSPRGTPVGEVGYLEEWAGVQWEELSKGK, via the exons atggccTCTTATGATTCCGATTCCTCGGACGGCGAGTTTGAGGAGACAAATGTGCTCCTGGGATATGCTTCTAAAGAAGCAGACGAAGACACTGTCAGCAAACTCGGTGGCCGTCCC GACTGGTTAGACGAGAATGCTCCCAGCGCAGCCTACGCACGATGCAAAGTCTGCAAGGATTTTATGGCATTGATTCTGCAGCTCAACGGCGAACTCCCCGAACGATTCCCTGAGCATGAGCGACGAATTTATGTCTTCGCGTGTAGAAGACAGACTTGCCGGCGCAAAGACGGCAGCATCCGTGCACTGAGAGGTCTGCGGGTGTGGAAGGAGGAGGCATCTCAAGAGCCcaatgaagagaagaaagttgaggaagaaaagcCAAAGAACGATGGACCTGGATTAGGAGAGACTCTGTTTGGTTCTAAGGGATTGGGAAGTGCTTCTGGCGCAAACCCATTCTCTAGCAATGCGAATCCATTCAGCACTTCCAACAGTCCTGGAAACCCATTTAGCTCTGGATCTGCGAACCCATTTTCCTCTTCGACTTCCCAGCCTGAACCTGCCAAACCTGTCTCTCCTgagccagcaacaacagccctCAGCAAAACATTCGCAGAGTCTCTCAATATTAAGGATACACCGGCGTCGCCACCTCAACCTTCAGAGCCTTGGCCCGCCGAAGATGCTCAGGCCCAGCCATATCCTACTCTCTATCTAGCTGACGCCGATTTCGAAACTCTGGATCCGACACCCACGAATGTTCCCACCAACGCCCGTCTTGAAGATGCTGATGCCGCGGAACCTTCTATACTGGACCGCGAGGCTTTCGAGTCGAGCATGGACGCTACGTTTCAGAAGTTTGCAGACCGTCTGGCGCAAAACCCTGAGCAAGTTATTCGTTATGAGTTTGCAGGCACTCCTCTCTTGTATTCAAAGAAGGATGCTGTTGGTGAGGCTGTGAACAAGGGTGCTATCCCTCGGTGCCCCAACTGTACGGCGAGACGAGTTTTTGAGGTGCAGTTGACACCAAACGCTATTGCAGAGCTTGAGGCAGACGACATGAGTTTGGAGGGCATGGAGTGGGGTACGATAATTGTTGGTGTATGTGAGAAAGATTGCTCGCCTCGAGGAACACCAGTTGGAGAGGTTGGATACCTTGAAGAATGGGCTGGCGTGCAATGGGAGGAGCTGTCCAAGGGGAAATAA